GGCGGCGAGGGCGGCGGCGGCCTCGGGCGTGCGGGTCAGCGCGCGCAGCACGTCGAGGCAGATGACGTTGCCCGCCCCTTCCCAGACGCCGTTCAGCGGCGCCTCGCGGTAGAGCCGGGCGATCGGGTGTTCCTCGACGAAGCCGTTGCCGCCGTGGCATTCCAGCGCCTCGGCGAGCAGGGCGGGGGCGCGCTTGCAGGTCCAGTATTTCGCGACCGGGACGATGATCCGGGCGAGGGCGGCTTCGGCCGGGTTACGGGCGGCGGCATCGGTCGCGGCGGCGGCGCGCAGGGCGAGCCAGAGCGCCGCCTCGGCCTCCAGCGCCATGTCGGCGAGGACGGCGCGCATCAGCGGCTGGTCGATCAGGGCGCGCTGGAAGGCGCGGCGATGGGCGGCGTGGTGGAGCGCGAGGGAGGTGGCCTGGCGCATCAGCGCGGCGGCGCCGAGCGCGCATTCGAGGCGGGTGAGATGCGCCATCTCGATGATGGTGGCGATGCCGCGGCCCTCGGCGCCGACCATGACCGCCTCCAGCCCGTCGAACTCGACCTCGGAGGAGGCGTTGGAGCGGTTGCCGAGCTTGTCCTTCAGGCGCTGGATGCGCACCGCGTTGCGGCTGCCGTCGTCGCGCCAGCCCTGGGCGAGGAAGCAGGAGATCGTCTCGCCGGTGCGGGCGAGGGTGAGGAAGAGGTCGCTGGTGGGGACCGAGAAGAACCATTTGTGGCCGGTCAGGCGCCACGAATCGCCCGCGCGGGTCGCGGTGGTGCGGGTCTGGCGCAGATCCGAGCCGCCCTGTTTCTCGGTCATCGCCATCGCGACGCCGAGGGCCGGTTTTTCCGCCGGCGGCAGCGGGCGCGGGTCGTAGCCGGGCGCGAGAATCCGGTCGCGGAAGCGGGCGAGCAGGTCGGGCGCGTGGGCGAGGGCGGCGGTGGCGGCGAAGGTCATCGCCGCGG
This genomic interval from Acidiphilium multivorum AIU301 contains the following:
- a CDS encoding acyl-CoA dehydrogenase family protein, giving the protein MPVTHEVFNQAGEPPAHDAFTGDAALLEAVSAFGAGWAAPHLAAVGARIGSPELRALAREANRNPPELAAFDRFGHRIDEVAFHPAWHRLMGMIRADRFHSLAWTEPRPGAHVARAAVAYLWGQGEPGVCCPAAMTFAATAALAHAPDLLARFRDRILAPGYDPRPLPPAEKPALGVAMAMTEKQGGSDLRQTRTTATRAGDSWRLTGHKWFFSVPTSDLFLTLARTGETISCFLAQGWRDDGSRNAVRIQRLKDKLGNRSNASSEVEFDGLEAVMVGAEGRGIATIIEMAHLTRLECALGAAALMRQATSLALHHAAHRRAFQRALIDQPLMRAVLADMALEAEAALWLALRAAAATDAAARNPAEAALARIIVPVAKYWTCKRAPALLAEALECHGGNGFVEEHPIARLYREAPLNGVWEGAGNVICLDVLRALTRTPEAAAALAAELAPARGADTALDALIAGVEAMLERPESAEPVARRLVEHLALALSAALLLRHAPAAVAERFIAARIVHPALAFGAAGATGGDADLLARAAVIPDACPNA